One Streptomyces sp. NBC_01217 genomic region harbors:
- a CDS encoding ThuA domain-containing protein, with translation MSHRPLPNRPLLGHRFPSPLIAVTALLALVVGLLAASPPRAHAASFRVLVYSEVTNFRHDSIPAGVEAIQKLGAENGFEVEATDDSAVFNDTDLARFQAVVFNNTNSTPETGDLLSADERAALQKFIRGGGGWVGLHAASASERDWDWYEGLVGAIFDQHPAVQTGRIKVLDHAHPSTKGLPDLWERTEEWYNWRTNPTSKVHTLAQIKVRDGINGLDEGVDHPWSWCQNYDGGRSWFTAGGHASSAFQEEGFVQHLLGGIEWAAGAKPGDCTATRTGSFQRTALATSDLADPFELAVAPDRRVFFAQRTGKLKVIDQQTMKVSTALDFAYTPEMTSQSDGLLGLALDPGFADNNWLYLLHSDKTEKQLNLSRFTVTGNTVDPASEKRLLTIPTWRGEGRANSHMAGSLAFDKDGNLYAATGDNTDPFASDGFNPIDEGEGRRAWDAQGTAGNTNDLRGKILRITPKDDGTYAVPEGNLFAPGTQKTRPEIYAMGMRNPFRITTDPLSGALMVADYGPDAKEEVADRGPEGTVEYTRITEAGNFGWPYCIGNNTPFNDYDFTTKTSGAKFDCAALVNDSPNNTGLRELPPAQPATVWYAYSASAEFPELGTGGGGPMSGPVYDYDQDNTYRTKFPEYFEGKWINYELTRRWFKTFSFQQKDQTFDDPRFAPVKAGELQSVNGIFQDMEWNQPFDADFGPDGALYVIDFGLGSGTGRGGSNEGAGIYRIDYVGDGRLPDAKITASRDNGPAPLTVGFSSAGSGLPGGQQVSYAWDFDGNGSTDSTDANPSYTYRTKGLVTARLTVTGPGGLTAQAVQDITVGNTRPEVTVKQPPNGGVFSFGDTIPFTVKVKDKEDGRNGPIDCSRVVVQSQLGHDTHLHPLDNYTGCAGEIVTDAGDSHGAGQNLYYGITAQYEDKGAPGAPALTGSTSLTLRTAFREAEHFTTTGGTHGGAVIASRADASGGKRLTEIEDGDWVGFDPVNLRNIGSVTVGAASGGIGGSVEFRAGSPTGPLLGKVTVPNTGDWGKVVSPTTTLTDPGGTTKLYAVFSNPEWSSDKADLLAVDWLHFNGSGVEKRPGTRVSVKAAPATGTAPLAVSLSGVVEPVAGRTIASYHWDFGDNTKAEGATATHSYDRKGAYTARLTVTDDKGDTSTGFIRIDVS, from the coding sequence ATGAGTCATCGTCCACTGCCCAACCGCCCCTTACTCGGACACCGCTTTCCGTCACCGCTCATCGCCGTCACCGCGCTCCTGGCGCTGGTCGTCGGCCTCCTGGCGGCGTCGCCGCCCCGGGCTCACGCGGCTTCCTTCCGGGTCCTGGTCTACTCCGAGGTCACCAACTTCAGGCACGACTCGATTCCCGCCGGAGTCGAAGCGATTCAGAAGCTCGGCGCCGAGAACGGATTCGAGGTCGAGGCGACCGACGACTCCGCCGTCTTCAATGACACCGATCTCGCCCGCTTCCAGGCCGTCGTCTTCAACAACACCAACTCCACACCGGAGACAGGTGACTTGCTGAGTGCCGACGAGCGGGCCGCCCTGCAGAAGTTCATACGCGGGGGCGGCGGCTGGGTCGGGCTGCATGCCGCGTCCGCCAGCGAGCGCGACTGGGACTGGTACGAGGGACTGGTCGGCGCGATCTTCGACCAGCATCCCGCCGTGCAGACCGGCCGAATCAAGGTCCTCGACCATGCGCACCCGTCCACCAAGGGCCTTCCGGACCTCTGGGAGCGCACGGAGGAGTGGTACAACTGGCGCACCAACCCGACCTCCAAGGTGCACACGCTCGCGCAGATCAAGGTGCGCGACGGCATCAACGGTCTGGACGAGGGCGTGGACCATCCGTGGTCCTGGTGCCAGAACTACGACGGCGGCCGCTCCTGGTTCACAGCGGGCGGGCACGCGTCCTCGGCATTCCAGGAGGAGGGCTTCGTCCAGCATCTCCTCGGCGGTATCGAGTGGGCCGCGGGGGCGAAGCCGGGTGACTGCACGGCCACACGTACCGGTTCGTTCCAGCGGACCGCGCTGGCCACCAGCGATCTCGCCGACCCCTTCGAGCTGGCCGTCGCCCCCGACCGGCGGGTGTTCTTCGCCCAGCGCACCGGGAAGCTGAAGGTCATCGACCAGCAGACGATGAAGGTGTCGACCGCGCTGGACTTCGCGTACACGCCGGAGATGACCAGCCAGTCCGACGGGCTGCTCGGCCTGGCGCTCGATCCGGGCTTCGCGGACAACAACTGGCTGTACCTGCTGCACTCGGACAAGACCGAGAAGCAGCTCAACCTGTCCCGCTTCACCGTCACCGGCAACACCGTCGATCCGGCATCGGAGAAACGGCTGTTGACCATTCCGACCTGGCGGGGCGAGGGCCGGGCCAACTCCCATATGGCCGGTTCGCTCGCCTTCGACAAGGACGGCAATCTGTACGCGGCGACGGGCGACAACACGGACCCGTTCGCCTCGGACGGTTTCAACCCGATCGACGAGGGCGAAGGCCGGCGCGCCTGGGACGCCCAGGGCACGGCGGGCAATACGAACGACCTGCGCGGCAAGATTCTGCGCATCACACCGAAGGACGACGGTACGTACGCCGTTCCCGAGGGGAATCTCTTCGCACCCGGTACGCAGAAGACGCGTCCGGAGATCTACGCGATGGGGATGCGCAACCCCTTCCGGATCACCACCGATCCGCTGAGCGGCGCGCTGATGGTGGCCGACTACGGTCCGGACGCCAAGGAGGAGGTCGCCGATCGCGGACCCGAGGGGACCGTCGAGTACACCCGTATCACGGAGGCGGGGAACTTCGGCTGGCCGTACTGCATCGGCAACAACACCCCCTTCAACGACTACGACTTCACGACGAAGACGTCGGGCGCGAAGTTCGACTGCGCGGCGCTCGTCAACGACTCGCCGAACAACACCGGGCTGCGGGAGCTGCCGCCCGCCCAGCCCGCCACCGTCTGGTACGCCTACTCCGCGTCCGCCGAATTCCCGGAACTCGGCACCGGGGGCGGTGGCCCGATGAGCGGTCCCGTCTACGACTACGACCAGGACAACACCTACCGCACCAAATTCCCCGAGTACTTCGAGGGCAAGTGGATCAACTACGAGCTGACCCGACGGTGGTTCAAGACGTTCTCCTTCCAGCAGAAGGACCAGACGTTCGACGATCCCCGGTTCGCTCCGGTCAAGGCCGGTGAACTCCAGTCCGTCAACGGCATCTTCCAGGACATGGAGTGGAACCAGCCCTTCGACGCCGACTTCGGCCCCGACGGGGCGCTGTACGTCATCGACTTCGGGCTCGGCAGCGGTACGGGCCGTGGTGGCAGCAACGAGGGCGCGGGAATCTACCGCATCGACTACGTCGGTGACGGAAGGCTGCCCGACGCGAAGATCACCGCGAGCCGGGACAACGGTCCGGCGCCGCTGACCGTCGGCTTCTCCAGCGCGGGTTCCGGACTGCCCGGCGGCCAACAGGTCTCGTACGCCTGGGACTTCGACGGGAACGGCAGCACCGACTCGACCGATGCGAACCCCTCGTACACCTACCGCACGAAGGGGCTGGTAACCGCGCGGCTCACGGTCACCGGGCCCGGTGGCCTCACGGCGCAGGCCGTGCAGGACATCACCGTCGGCAACACCCGGCCGGAGGTGACGGTCAAACAGCCGCCGAACGGCGGGGTGTTCAGCTTCGGCGACACCATTCCGTTCACCGTCAAGGTCAAGGACAAGGAGGACGGGAGGAACGGGCCGATCGACTGCTCTCGGGTGGTCGTGCAGTCGCAGCTGGGCCATGACACCCATCTGCATCCGCTGGACAACTACACCGGCTGCGCAGGGGAGATCGTCACGGACGCCGGGGACAGCCACGGCGCGGGACAGAACCTGTACTACGGGATCACCGCCCAGTACGAGGACAAGGGTGCCCCTGGCGCGCCCGCGCTCACCGGCTCCACGTCGCTCACCCTGCGTACCGCATTCCGCGAGGCCGAGCACTTCACGACGACCGGCGGAACACACGGCGGCGCGGTGATCGCGAGCAGGGCCGATGCCTCCGGCGGGAAGCGGCTGACCGAGATCGAGGACGGTGACTGGGTCGGTTTCGATCCGGTGAACCTCAGGAACATCGGCTCGGTGACCGTCGGTGCGGCCTCCGGCGGAATCGGCGGGAGCGTCGAATTCCGGGCCGGGTCGCCGACGGGCCCACTGCTGGGCAAGGTGACCGTCCCCAACACCGGCGACTGGGGGAAGGTCGTCTCACCGACGACGACCCTCACGGATCCCGGCGGCACCACAAAGCTGTACGCGGTGTTCAGCAACCCGGAGTGGAGCAGCGACAAGGCCGATCTGCTCGCCGTCGACTGGCTGCACTTCAACGGTTCCGGCGTCGAGAAACGACCCGGTACGAGGGTCTCGGTGAAGGCGGCTCCGGCGACGGGCACCGCACCGCTCGCGGTGTCCCTGAGCGGTGTCGTCGAGCCGGTGGCCGGGCGCACGATCGCCTCGTACCACTGGGACTTCGGCGACAACACCAAGGCGGAGGGCGCGACGGCCACGCACAGCTATGACCGCAAGGGTGCGTACACCGCGCGTCTGACAGTCACCGACGACAAGGGCGACACCAGCACCGGTTTCATACGCATCGACGTGAGTTGA
- a CDS encoding ABC transporter ATP-binding protein produces MEAPESRQGLPGKGPVVLALRYYGRELARLRWLTAPAMLLPALGNIGILYIAPLIVAKLVGRIAGDADIGIGSMLPYVLALAGVLLLAETLWRIGLHCLNRLDARGIENLYVVGMDELFAKDAAFFHENFAGSLTKRVLSFASRFEEFVDTLTFSVVGSFVPLVFASVVLWQYEPLLVVGLLVMIALTALCVTPLIRRRQTLVAQREEAIARVSGHVADSLMNMDTVRAFAAEEREAAEHRSRVAQSRRLTLRSWDYGNLRIDTLVAPMSVLTNVLGLLLAVGLGGGEHGVEAVVVAFTYYANATRIMFEFNQIYRRLESSMTEAAQFTELLLIPPTVLDPASPEPLRSRAADVCFDQVTFGHAGAEPLFERLDLAVPSGARIGLVGRSGGGKTTLTRLLLRMTDIDAGRILIGGQDISKLCQADLRSLVAYVPQEPAMFHRTLLDNIAFARPDATRAEIRRAAEAAHVTEFADALPEGFDTMVGERGVKLSGGQRQRVALARAILRDAPILLLDEATSALDSESEILVQEALWRLMDGRTALVVAHRLSTVASMDRLVVLDRGRIIEQGTHQELLTSDGAYAKLWRHQSGGFLDGAPVRSDLH; encoded by the coding sequence ATGGAAGCGCCCGAGTCGCGCCAAGGTCTGCCGGGCAAGGGCCCGGTGGTGCTCGCACTTCGTTACTACGGACGGGAGTTGGCCCGGCTCCGTTGGCTGACGGCGCCGGCGATGCTGCTCCCGGCGCTGGGCAACATCGGCATCCTCTACATCGCGCCGCTGATCGTCGCGAAGCTCGTCGGCCGGATCGCCGGGGACGCCGATATCGGCATCGGCTCGATGCTGCCCTATGTTCTCGCCCTTGCCGGCGTTCTGCTGCTCGCGGAGACGCTGTGGCGCATCGGACTGCACTGCCTGAACCGGCTCGACGCCCGGGGCATCGAGAACCTGTACGTGGTCGGCATGGACGAGCTGTTCGCCAAGGATGCCGCGTTCTTCCACGAGAACTTCGCCGGATCCCTGACCAAGCGGGTCCTGAGCTTCGCCTCCCGCTTCGAGGAGTTCGTTGACACGCTGACGTTCTCGGTCGTGGGCAGCTTCGTTCCGCTGGTGTTCGCATCGGTGGTGCTGTGGCAGTACGAACCGCTGCTCGTGGTCGGGCTCCTGGTGATGATCGCACTGACGGCGCTGTGCGTGACGCCCCTGATCCGTCGCCGCCAGACACTCGTCGCCCAACGCGAGGAGGCGATCGCCCGGGTCTCGGGCCACGTCGCCGACAGCCTGATGAACATGGACACGGTCCGGGCTTTCGCCGCCGAGGAACGCGAGGCCGCCGAGCACCGGTCCCGCGTCGCACAGTCGCGGCGGCTCACGCTGCGCTCGTGGGACTACGGCAACCTGCGCATCGATACGCTCGTCGCGCCGATGTCCGTGCTGACCAATGTGCTGGGCCTGCTGCTCGCCGTCGGCCTCGGCGGGGGAGAGCACGGCGTGGAGGCGGTCGTCGTCGCCTTCACCTACTACGCCAACGCGACGCGGATCATGTTCGAGTTCAACCAGATCTACCGCCGTCTGGAGAGCTCGATGACGGAGGCCGCGCAGTTCACCGAACTGCTGCTGATTCCGCCGACCGTGCTCGACCCGGCGTCGCCGGAGCCGCTGCGGTCCCGGGCCGCCGACGTGTGTTTCGATCAGGTGACCTTCGGCCATGCCGGAGCGGAGCCGCTCTTCGAGCGCCTCGACCTGGCCGTGCCCAGCGGGGCGAGGATCGGTCTCGTCGGCCGGTCCGGCGGGGGCAAGACCACGCTCACCCGGCTGCTGCTGCGAATGACGGACATCGACGCCGGCCGGATTCTGATCGGGGGCCAGGACATCAGCAAGCTGTGTCAGGCCGACCTGCGCAGCCTGGTCGCCTACGTGCCGCAGGAACCCGCGATGTTCCACCGCACGCTGCTGGACAACATCGCGTTCGCCCGGCCGGACGCCACCCGCGCCGAGATCCGTCGCGCGGCCGAGGCGGCGCACGTCACGGAGTTCGCCGATGCGCTTCCGGAGGGTTTCGACACCATGGTGGGCGAGCGTGGCGTCAAGCTGTCCGGCGGACAGCGCCAGCGGGTCGCCCTCGCCAGGGCGATCCTGCGCGACGCGCCGATCCTGCTGCTCGACGAGGCGACCAGCGCCCTGGACTCCGAGAGCGAGATCCTCGTCCAGGAGGCGCTGTGGCGGCTCATGGACGGGCGGACGGCGCTCGTGGTGGCGCACCGGCTGAGCACGGTCGCGAGCATGGACCGGCTCGTCGTCCTCGATCGCGGACGGATTATCGAGCAGGGCACGCATCAGGAGCTGCTCACCTCGGACGGTGCCTACGCGAAGCTGTGGCGGCACCAGTCGGGCGGCTTCCTCGACGGCGCCCCCGTGCGATCCGACCTGCACTGA
- a CDS encoding sugar phosphate isomerase/epimerase family protein: MDRTRRTFLGAAVGVVAAAGLGTTSASAAEARRCRRIPPSGIGMHLYTMRTPLATDFRGTLERLAEIGYATVGVSGRHGNSAADIRRMLDETRLKAVLEHVGYDIVRGAGLPQALEDIHTLGGKWIVVPSLPGSLHSPAGYREVAKEFNRVGLAARESGLKLLYHNHGSDHQVVDGVSLYDILLTETDPELVGFELDLYWAANGGATAPGELFVRHPRRFPALHVKDMAPDGDFADVGSGVLDFPAMFDTARQGGVKQWLVEHDAPADPFASALASYTYLSRLRY; encoded by the coding sequence ATGGACCGCACACGACGTACCTTCCTCGGCGCGGCCGTCGGCGTTGTCGCAGCCGCAGGACTCGGCACCACGTCCGCGTCCGCCGCCGAGGCCCGGCGCTGCCGCCGCATCCCGCCGTCCGGGATCGGCATGCATCTCTACACCATGCGCACACCGTTGGCGACGGACTTCAGGGGCACCCTGGAGCGGCTCGCGGAGATCGGGTATGCCACGGTCGGGGTGAGCGGCCGGCACGGCAACAGCGCGGCCGACATCCGGCGGATGCTCGACGAGACCCGGCTCAAGGCGGTTCTCGAACATGTCGGGTACGACATCGTGAGGGGCGCCGGTCTTCCGCAGGCGCTGGAGGACATCCATACGCTGGGCGGCAAGTGGATCGTCGTTCCCAGCCTGCCGGGTTCGCTGCACAGCCCGGCCGGATACCGGGAAGTGGCCAAGGAGTTCAACCGGGTGGGGCTCGCCGCGCGCGAGTCCGGGCTGAAGCTGCTCTACCACAATCACGGGTCCGACCATCAGGTGGTGGACGGTGTCAGCCTGTACGACATCCTGCTGACCGAAACCGACCCGGAGCTGGTCGGTTTCGAGCTGGATCTGTACTGGGCGGCCAATGGCGGTGCCACGGCACCGGGCGAACTCTTCGTACGGCATCCGCGGCGCTTCCCGGCGCTGCATGTGAAGGACATGGCGCCGGACGGGGACTTCGCGGACGTCGGTTCGGGGGTGCTGGACTTCCCGGCGATGTTCGACACGGCGCGGCAGGGCGGTGTGAAGCAGTGGCTGGTGGAGCACGACGCACCGGCTGATCCGTTCGCCTCGGCGCTGGCGAGCTATACGTATCTGTCCCGGCTGCGCTACTGA
- a CDS encoding DUF4246 domain-containing protein, whose translation MTGLSAFPLPFRASRSISLATPRTLRELQMMQCSSHIRAKSGWFDKMNDADIVARWMQEAVAQGLTEAQVRYVLAELLHYAALRDGRTGVEVSAVDGVWQSDTLVDDKLRSRLRAAVRVLEQVPEAEQDWHPGSDGQVLDLVHPSLFCMVREVSGAPERAWQNPTDRYSKYEFSEKFQWLPTDVDVSDDGDVAFRSYVNNLHPETHRELASVLPDLFARMRPLLENVLTDLRHPRPLRIEADPFGWYDSEPEFPDKSDYSDDEAHAEALRLWEAAQDDWWENRRPVIPDAPDFTPPELPDASARVDLRGRRLQVIVKLATIHLTPDKPEYPGGSWHVEGMLNERIVSTGIYYWDSENITESRLSFRAALDYPHYEQNDDNGLREVYGLEDEDALNQMLGSASTPAGRCLAFPNILQHRVGSFRLLDPARPGHRKILAFFLVDPSEEIVSTSDVPPQQPWSDTSTMTLEQAKNYREQLMQERKFFVDEHNDQLYEREFSLCEH comes from the coding sequence TTGACCGGCCTGTCTGCTTTCCCGCTGCCCTTTCGCGCTTCCCGTTCCATATCGCTCGCGACACCCCGAACCCTGCGCGAACTTCAGATGATGCAGTGCAGCTCACACATTCGGGCGAAGTCGGGGTGGTTCGACAAGATGAACGATGCCGACATCGTCGCCAGGTGGATGCAAGAAGCGGTTGCCCAGGGCCTCACCGAAGCACAGGTTCGTTACGTGCTTGCCGAACTCCTGCATTACGCCGCGCTGCGGGACGGACGAACCGGCGTCGAGGTGTCCGCCGTCGACGGGGTGTGGCAGTCGGACACGCTGGTCGACGACAAGCTCAGATCCCGGCTGCGCGCGGCGGTTCGGGTTCTGGAACAGGTCCCCGAGGCAGAACAGGACTGGCATCCCGGATCCGACGGGCAGGTACTGGATCTGGTTCATCCCTCACTGTTCTGCATGGTGAGAGAGGTGAGCGGCGCGCCCGAGCGGGCTTGGCAGAACCCGACGGACCGCTACTCGAAGTACGAGTTCTCGGAGAAGTTCCAGTGGCTGCCCACGGACGTCGACGTCAGTGACGACGGCGATGTCGCCTTCCGTTCGTACGTCAACAACCTCCACCCCGAGACTCATCGCGAACTGGCCTCCGTCCTGCCGGACTTGTTCGCGCGCATGCGGCCGTTGCTCGAGAACGTGCTCACCGATCTGCGCCATCCGCGGCCCCTGCGGATCGAGGCCGATCCTTTCGGGTGGTACGACTCCGAACCGGAGTTTCCGGACAAGTCTGACTACAGCGATGATGAGGCTCATGCGGAGGCCCTTCGCCTATGGGAAGCGGCCCAGGACGACTGGTGGGAGAACCGCCGCCCGGTCATCCCGGACGCCCCGGACTTCACCCCGCCCGAGTTGCCCGATGCATCCGCCCGAGTCGACCTGCGCGGCCGCCGTCTCCAGGTCATCGTCAAGCTCGCCACCATTCACCTCACCCCGGACAAGCCCGAGTACCCGGGCGGTTCCTGGCATGTCGAGGGAATGCTGAACGAGCGGATCGTCTCGACCGGCATCTACTACTGGGACAGCGAGAACATCACCGAAAGCCGGCTGAGTTTCCGGGCGGCACTCGACTACCCGCACTACGAACAGAACGATGACAACGGTCTGCGTGAGGTCTACGGCCTGGAGGACGAAGACGCACTGAACCAGATGCTGGGATCGGCATCGACGCCGGCGGGCCGCTGCCTGGCATTCCCGAACATCCTGCAACACCGCGTCGGCTCATTCCGCCTCTTGGACCCCGCCCGCCCGGGACACCGCAAAATTCTTGCGTTCTTCCTGGTCGACCCGTCGGAAGAGATCGTCTCGACATCCGATGTGCCACCGCAGCAACCGTGGTCCGACACCTCGACCATGACGCTTGAACAGGCCAAGAACTACCGCGAACAACTCATGCAGGAACGCAAGTTCTTCGTCGACGAACACAACGATCAGCTCTACGAACGCGAATTCTCCCTTTGCGAGCACTGA
- a CDS encoding NAD-dependent epimerase/dehydratase family protein — MTEVRDLQAVLGAGPAGTALAVELARRGHPVRLVDRTGGGPAIEGVERYAADVSTADGARAAVRGAAVVYHCVNVGYHLQVEVMPRIQEAVLAAAEAVGARLVVLDTLYPYGETHGAVMTEDTPWNATTRKGRMRAELDARYLAAHEGGRLPVVLGRSADFVGPGVLNSTLGGAVFPAALTGGEVPAFGDIDLPHSYTYIGDVAAGLATLGENPDGDGRVWHLPTAPALTTRQIFAMMEERTGRPLNLTVVGEPRPFGPFDEVFMAEYAEMFYQHTEAQIVDSSAIEKAYGLAPNSLSTNLDSTLAWYGELLASH; from the coding sequence ATGACCGAAGTACGTGATCTCCAGGCAGTTCTCGGCGCCGGCCCGGCCGGCACCGCGCTCGCCGTCGAACTGGCCCGCCGCGGCCACCCGGTCCGGCTCGTGGACCGCACCGGCGGCGGACCCGCGATCGAGGGTGTCGAGCGGTACGCCGCCGACGTCTCGACCGCGGACGGTGCCCGTGCCGCGGTCCGGGGCGCCGCCGTCGTGTATCACTGCGTCAACGTCGGCTACCACCTCCAGGTCGAGGTGATGCCGCGCATCCAGGAGGCGGTCCTCGCGGCGGCCGAGGCCGTCGGCGCGCGCCTCGTCGTCCTCGACACGCTCTACCCGTACGGCGAGACGCACGGCGCCGTCATGACCGAGGACACCCCGTGGAACGCGACGACCCGCAAGGGCCGGATGCGCGCCGAACTGGACGCCCGCTATCTCGCGGCGCACGAGGGCGGCCGGCTCCCTGTCGTCCTCGGCCGGTCCGCCGACTTCGTCGGCCCCGGAGTCCTCAACTCCACCCTCGGGGGAGCCGTCTTCCCGGCCGCGCTGACCGGGGGAGAGGTCCCGGCCTTCGGTGACATCGACCTGCCGCACAGCTACACCTACATCGGCGACGTCGCCGCCGGGCTCGCCACGCTGGGCGAGAATCCGGACGGCGACGGCCGGGTCTGGCACCTGCCCACCGCTCCCGCGCTGACCACACGTCAGATCTTCGCGATGATGGAGGAACGCACCGGCCGCCCTCTGAACCTCACGGTCGTCGGCGAACCGCGCCCGTTCGGCCCCTTCGACGAGGTTTTCATGGCGGAGTACGCCGAGATGTTCTACCAGCACACAGAGGCGCAGATCGTCGACTCCTCGGCCATCGAGAAGGCATACGGACTCGCCCCCAACTCCCTGTCCACCAACCTGGATTCGACCCTCGCCTGGTACGGGGAGCTGCTCGCCTCCCACTGA
- a CDS encoding transketolase family protein: protein MDTMRDRFISTTSQLLDENPRLALVLAEISRDGFDRAARAHPDRVVNVGIREQLLVGAGAGMALTGLRPIVHTFASFLVERPFEQLKLDFGHQGMGGVLVSAGGSYDWPAGGFTHMSPGDVALLDTLDGWTIQVPGHPDEAEELLRQAAAGDGRVYVRLSLQSNERARPVGAGTGFAAVREGEGGVVIAVGPMLDNVLAATEGLDVTVLYATTVRPFDGAGLRRAVGVHGSADVVIVEPYLAGTSTAEANDALFDVPHRVLGLGVGRGELRKYGEMDEHLAAHGLDARGLRERIGAFLRR, encoded by the coding sequence ATGGACACGATGCGTGACCGCTTCATCTCGACCACGTCGCAGCTGCTGGACGAGAACCCCCGCCTCGCGCTGGTGCTGGCCGAGATCAGCCGCGACGGCTTCGACCGGGCCGCGCGGGCCCATCCGGACCGGGTCGTCAATGTGGGCATCAGGGAACAGCTGCTGGTCGGGGCGGGCGCCGGGATGGCGCTCACCGGGCTGCGGCCGATCGTGCACACCTTCGCCAGCTTTCTCGTGGAGCGGCCGTTCGAGCAGCTGAAACTGGACTTCGGCCATCAGGGCATGGGCGGGGTGCTGGTGAGCGCCGGGGGTTCGTACGACTGGCCGGCGGGCGGCTTCACCCATATGTCACCGGGCGATGTCGCGCTCCTGGACACCCTCGACGGCTGGACGATTCAGGTCCCGGGCCATCCCGACGAGGCCGAGGAGCTGCTGCGGCAGGCCGCGGCCGGGGACGGCCGGGTGTACGTACGGCTGTCGCTGCAGTCCAACGAGCGGGCGCGGCCGGTCGGCGCGGGGACCGGGTTCGCCGCGGTGAGGGAGGGCGAGGGCGGGGTCGTGATCGCGGTCGGACCGATGCTCGACAACGTCCTCGCGGCGACCGAGGGCCTCGATGTGACCGTGCTGTACGCGACGACGGTGCGCCCGTTCGACGGGGCCGGGCTGCGCCGCGCGGTCGGTGTTCACGGGTCCGCCGATGTGGTGATCGTCGAGCCGTATCTGGCCGGCACGTCCACGGCTGAGGCCAATGACGCGCTCTTCGACGTGCCGCACCGCGTTCTGGGCCTCGGGGTGGGGCGGGGCGAGCTGCGCAAGTACGGAGAGATGGACGAGCACCTCGCCGCGCACGGACTGGACGCGCGGGGGCTGCGGGAGCGGATCGGCGCGTTCCTCCGGCGGTGA
- a CDS encoding transketolase, translating into MTNTTAVRTGDYRDMNRLMSLMTGDEKHGPAATSTLDALWVLYDRVLRVTPATVDAPDRDRFLLSKGHGPMAYYAVLAAHGFFGEELLSGFGAYDSLLGHHPDGTLVPGAEIGSGSLGHGLPLAVGCALGLRAQGLTGPRVWVLIGDAELDEGSNHEALAYAGPAGLEQLHTVVIDNASSSYGLPGGIAARFEAAGWSVDSVDGPDHEALYAAFTAPHPGRPRAVVAHVDPKN; encoded by the coding sequence ATGACGAACACGACTGCTGTACGGACGGGCGACTACCGCGACATGAACAGGCTGATGAGCCTGATGACCGGGGACGAGAAGCACGGCCCCGCCGCGACCTCCACGCTCGATGCCCTCTGGGTGCTGTACGACAGGGTGCTGCGGGTGACGCCCGCCACCGTCGACGCGCCCGACCGCGACAGGTTCCTGCTGTCCAAGGGGCACGGGCCGATGGCGTACTACGCGGTCCTGGCCGCGCACGGCTTCTTCGGCGAGGAACTGCTGTCCGGGTTCGGGGCGTACGACTCACTGCTCGGGCACCACCCGGACGGGACGTTGGTGCCGGGGGCCGAGATCGGCAGCGGATCGCTCGGGCACGGGCTGCCGCTGGCCGTGGGGTGCGCCCTCGGGCTGCGGGCGCAGGGGCTGACCGGGCCCAGGGTGTGGGTGCTGATCGGGGACGCCGAGCTGGACGAGGGCAGCAACCACGAGGCACTCGCCTACGCGGGCCCGGCCGGGCTGGAGCAGCTGCACACCGTGGTGATCGACAACGCGTCGTCGTCCTACGGCCTGCCCGGCGGGATCGCGGCCCGGTTCGAGGCCGCGGGCTGGTCGGTCGACTCCGTGGACGGGCCGGACCACGAGGCCTTGTACGCGGCCTTCACGGCGCCGCACCCCGGGCGGCCGCGGGCCGTGGTCGCACATGTCGACCCCAAGAACTGA